A window of the Hordeum vulgare subsp. vulgare chromosome 5H, MorexV3_pseudomolecules_assembly, whole genome shotgun sequence genome harbors these coding sequences:
- the LOC123399190 gene encoding heavy metal-associated isoprenylated plant protein 41-like isoform X2: MRRPRRLGKPGGGGKAAPGAEAAAAAGLKDAEAGPVIAVGGEGEAPVQGDPAPAPPAADRKADAPAAKGAAEKDDEGVRWLKHYSSMHSILVVGDGDFSFSLALAAAFGSGEHIVATSLDSYDALKRKYGNAEANITELKRLESTVLHGVDAKLMKLYPSLKMRRFDRIIFNFPHAGFNGKEDNPLVIKYIMKRKVSGQWNYVSENREKGRKIKLLQMT; this comes from the exons ATGCGGCGGCCACGGCGGCTAGGGAAGCCCGGAGGCGGGGGGAAGGCGGCACCGGGGGCCGAGGCTGCGGCTGCGGCGGGACTCAAGGATGCTGAGGCGGGTCCCGTGATCGCCGTCGGCGGGGAGGGCGAGGCTCCCGTGCAAGGGGATCCGGCGCCGGCGCCCCCCGCCGCTGATCGGAAGGCCGATGCGCCGGCGGCGAAAGGCGCGGCGGAGAAGGATGACGAGGGGGTGAGGTGGCTCAAGCACTACTCGTCGATGCACAGCATACTCGTCGTCGGGGACGGGGATTTCTCCTTCTCGCTGGCGCTCGCCGCCGCCTTCGGCTCCGGCGAGCACATCGTCGCCACGTCCCTCGACTCCTACG ACGCTTTAAAGAGGAAGTATGGCAACGCCGAGGCAAATATTACCGAGCTGAAAAGGTTGGAGTCTACAGTTTTGCATGGCGTTGATGCAAAACTAATGAAGCTTTACCCTTCTCTGAAGATGAGGCGGTTCGATCGGATCATCTTTAATTTTCCTCATGCTGGGTTCAACGGAAAAGAGGATAACCCGCTAGTCATCAA GTACATTATGAAGAGGAAAGTATCTGGACAGTGGAATTATGTGTCGGAAAATCgagaaaaaggtagaaaaatcaagttgctccaaatgacgtga
- the LOC123399190 gene encoding uncharacterized protein LOC123399190 isoform X1 — MRRPRRLGKPGGGGKAAPGAEAAAAAGLKDAEAGPVIAVGGEGEAPVQGDPAPAPPAADRKADAPAAKGAAEKDDEGVRWLKHYSSMHSILVVGDGDFSFSLALAAAFGSGEHIVATSLDSYDALKRKYGNAEANITELKRLESTVLHGVDAKLMKLYPSLKMRRFDRIIFNFPHAGFNGKEDNPLVINLHKQLVNGFFANARHLLRPFGEIHLSHKTGYPYDAWDIEQLANESCLVMFDKDIFCKEEYPGYNQKRGDGAKCDQSFALGPCYTFKFCIGDVKKEKKKCGNVIGSVSSLGGSKFYPGMLATDTRPFDPRPLAPAWPRPDFPPANRVEIPIMFDPYPFGGPPMERPDFPVNFYGRAPERAPYFHHQDMIQPLCRGPPLHVLPNQRGFHLPMGSLGLPGQPWHHERPPVVPPWRSDDHYSGEYQRSLQRDYEIEMQLMPGEASLGYSVFLENRYGESVQRRERLERLIHFYGGQ, encoded by the exons ATGCGGCGGCCACGGCGGCTAGGGAAGCCCGGAGGCGGGGGGAAGGCGGCACCGGGGGCCGAGGCTGCGGCTGCGGCGGGACTCAAGGATGCTGAGGCGGGTCCCGTGATCGCCGTCGGCGGGGAGGGCGAGGCTCCCGTGCAAGGGGATCCGGCGCCGGCGCCCCCCGCCGCTGATCGGAAGGCCGATGCGCCGGCGGCGAAAGGCGCGGCGGAGAAGGATGACGAGGGGGTGAGGTGGCTCAAGCACTACTCGTCGATGCACAGCATACTCGTCGTCGGGGACGGGGATTTCTCCTTCTCGCTGGCGCTCGCCGCCGCCTTCGGCTCCGGCGAGCACATCGTCGCCACGTCCCTCGACTCCTACG ACGCTTTAAAGAGGAAGTATGGCAACGCCGAGGCAAATATTACCGAGCTGAAAAGGTTGGAGTCTACAGTTTTGCATGGCGTTGATGCAAAACTAATGAAGCTTTACCCTTCTCTGAAGATGAGGCGGTTCGATCGGATCATCTTTAATTTTCCTCATGCTGGGTTCAACGGAAAAGAGGATAACCCGCTAGTCATCAA CTTGCATAAGCAGCTGGTAAATGGATTTTTTGCCAATGCACGACACCTACTTCGTCCCTTTGGTGAAATCCACCTTAGCCACAAGACAGGATATCCTTACGACGCATGGGATATCGAGCAACTAGCCAATGAGTCTTGTCTTGTTATGTTTGATAAAGATATTTTCTGCAAAGAGGAGTACCCTGGTTATAACCAAAAGAGAGGAGATGGTGCAAAGTGTGATCAATCTTTTGCTCTAGGTCCTTGCTACACTTTTAAGTTCTGCATTGGAGACgtaaagaaagagaagaaaaagtgtGGAAACGTTATTGGTTCAGTCTCATCCCTTGGAGGCAGCAAATTCTACCCTGGCATGTTGGCAACTGACACGAGACCATTTGATCCGCGTCCACTTGCTCCAGCATGGCCTCGGCCAGATTTTCCTCCAGCCAACAGAGTTGAGATACCGATCATGTTTGATCCTTACCCCTTTGGAGGTCCTCCAATGGAACGTCCAGATTTTCCAGTCAACTTCTATGGCCGAGCCCCAGAGAGAGCTCCATACTTTCATCACCAGGACATGATCCAGCCACTGTGCAGAGGGCCACCGCTGCATGTTTTGCCCAACCAACGTGGCTTTCATCTACCAATGGGGAGCCTTGGGCTTCCGGGGCAGCCTTGGCACCACGAGAGGCCTCCAGTTGTGCCACCATGGAGAAGCGATGACCACTACTCAGGAGAATACCAGAGGAGTCTGCAGCGGGACTATGAGATTGAGATGCAACTGATGCCTGGAGAAGCCAGCCTGGGTTACTCTGTTTTCCTCGAGAATCGCTACGGGGAGTCGGTTCAGAGGCGGGAGAGGCTGGAAAGGCTGATTCACTTCTATGGTGGACAGTGA